From one Magnolia sinica isolate HGM2019 chromosome 18, MsV1, whole genome shotgun sequence genomic stretch:
- the LOC131234021 gene encoding protein SRC1: protein MSSIIHKIEETLHMGGDKQKEGEQHKHQVGEQHKHKEGEQKKHQEGGGIVDKIKGTLHNDGTHEEGKDKKKKKDKKKKHEDGHGSSSSSDSD from the coding sequence ATGTCGTCGATTATTCACAAAATCGAGGAGACTCTCCACATGGGAGGAGATAAGCAGAAGGAAGGGGAGCAGCACAAGCATCAGGTGGGCGAGCAACACAAACATAAGGAGGGCGAGCAGAAGAAGCACCAGGAGGGAGGGGGAATCGTCGATAAGATCAAGGGCACTCTCCacaatgatgggacccacgaggAAGGAAaggataagaagaagaagaaggacaagAAGAAGAAGCACGAGGACGGccacggcagcagcagcagcagcgacagtgACTGA